A segment of the Brienomyrus brachyistius isolate T26 chromosome 4, BBRACH_0.4, whole genome shotgun sequence genome:
TAGTTTGATTACAAATCATTACAAACtatttaatttcaaaattgTTTTTAGTACCAAATATTTTTTGTGTTGACTCCCACCATAATGAGGCTGTATTCATAAAAATGAGAGGTATGAAAGTAGCATGTCACAAATTTGTGTAAAATGCAGGACATTAACAACTCAATTCTCATAAATGTTCCGTGTGTGAGATTTGCAGTAGGAGGGGGGACTTGGTGACATGGTGGTCCCTGGGGCAACCCTGTCTACCAGTCTGCCCCTATATGTCTGTGCCGGTTTATATTagtaccaaatgtccccacaatgtggtaaaacctgttactttttatctggtggggacattttttcaggtccccacaatataaacctCAATTATGTAGTTGCAGtagaaaaactaaaatagccAAAAATGTTGTACTTTGCTTGGttaattatggttaaggttagggctgaacAAGGGTCAGGGTTATCATTGTAAGCATTGTTATGATAGGAATGATTACAATGATAGAATGATTACAATGATAGAATGATTATAATGATAGAATGATTACAATGATAGGAATATATGTATGTGCCGGTATCTGTGTctctgagtgagtgtgtgtctgtctttgggTGTTTCTAAATACCAAGAATACTCATACTTGTGGTCTTTGCAAGAGCAGTTTTGCTAATTTACCTCCTAAGAATGCATTTGGGATGTAATGAATCTTGAGATTGTTCTCATTTGGCATGGATGCAATCAATGTATCCTTAATATCTGGAGATGCAAAAACAACATTCTACAGTCCTCTGTATTTTCGTTCTTAGTATTGGAtctggtcttcggcaatggaagatgacataaAACGGGTATGcaagaacacaagtatggtTAAGTACGCATACTGAGAAAAACCATCTGTGTGCATCTCTTcctttctctgtctgtgtgcacTATGTCCCTACCTGTACTGGGCATACACGTCGGGGCAGTAGAAAAGGGCATAAAGCAGGTTCTGATGTGGACAGATGCTACGCAGCACCAGGCTGATCCCGTACACCGACGTCAAAAGGAAGAGGAGGAGTGTCAGCAGGAAATTGCGATGATTGGCCTGACCCACACAGCTGTTGATCCTGATTGGCAGATCGATCAGACAGTGAGTCATGGTACATCAGCTCAGCTTATGGTACATCCGCCTGCTTCGTTATGGAACGATGTGACAGGGACAGACTGATTCACACACTACTATCACAGACATTGTGACGTCTCATCGCTTTGTTACGTAAGGCCTAATTACCCCACATGTGAACGCGCCTATCCCGCGTATCAGTAAGGACATAGAGGAGACCTCCCAGAATTTTGAGTGACGAAACTCACCAGACGCAGTGGTGGTCCATGCGATAAACGCAGGCGCTGCAGATTCTGCAGTGCCCTGACCGTGGGGGGCGCATTATCCTGCAGGTGGGGCACCAGTTCTTCTTCAAGCTATTAGCTTGTGCCGCTGGCCCTGCCCCCTGCCCCGCGGGAGCTGCCCGGCTGGCAATTGCCACCGCCTGACAAGAGCCGTTGGACTGGCTCTGCTCGTCCTGCTCAGGCAGTCTTCCGTAGTAAGTCACGGTGCTGTGAGCATCGGCGGGGCAGGCCTTCACAAATCCAGGGTCCCGCTTAGTGCGAGCCAAGGAGATCAGAGTGAGCACCATGCCTGTTGTCACGGTGACTAGCTGGGCTCCTTCCACATCACCCCGTGGAAGGACCTCGGTGAGGAAGAGGTAGTACATATAGGCCAAGGAGAAGAGCGCGAGGCTGAGGAAGAAGAGAGTGCGGCCTTTACGCCGGTGCGTGACGTAGTAGTACCAGAGCACCAAGACCGGCAGAGCCGTCAGCACTACCATGCCCGCCAGGAAATGCAGTGCCGCCAGCCGCAAGAGCACAGGGAGCAGCACCAGGGGTGGCACCACCGACAGCTCCACCCGCTTGGCCCCCCGCAGCCAGGGCACACGCAGTCGGTCTGTCACCACGGCGACCACCCGGGACAGTGAGTCAGCCTTTTGAGGCTGCCGCTTCAGCCACCTGCGAGCGTGTAGGCAAGGGAAGGAGTATCAGTTAAATCTTGATGCTGTGCGGGATTTGGCCTCATGAGTGCCCCCTGCTGCCCGTCACCTGTCACAAGCCTGGTCCAGGTCCTCGCAGTCACAACAGCAGGCCGCCATGTGCTGCCGGTCCCCCTGGCGGTCCACATACTCACAGCAGCACAGGGGATCGTCTGGTTCCGGTGGCCTGACCCTCCCCCTCATGGTCCCTCTTTCAGCCAATGGCACTGCAGCATGGGCAGGGCTAACACACCTGCAAGGGGGAGCAGCCAATCACACGAGTAGCAACACCAAGCAGCAGGAGCCCTGTGAGAGAAGCAAAGTGGGAACGAGTGGCGACAGCTGCTGTGGAGACCAGGAGATGGCAGACTGGCACACCTTCACTGCGCCGTCCTGACAAGCCACACTGGCCTGCGATAGAACCAATGTATTACAAAGAGTAGATCACAGAGTCTCACATAAGAATGCAGCTACCTGGACTCCTGGTTTGCAAGGAAGCAGTATGAGACCAGTGCAGGATACATACAGAACTAGCATGGGACTTGTACACGACTAGCAAAAGACCGGCCTGGGACTGGAATGTCTCAGGGGCTTACAAATTAGGCCACGGCTGTTCTGATTTGGTTATCCGTAACAATCCTTCTTCGCTAGAACCATATCCTCATGTAAGAAATAAGGTCAGACTTGTCCCAGGAGAACCACTAACTAGGACAATTCATTTTGTTGCCCATGAACTTGACAGCAGCAGCAGTGGAAACAAGAGATGGCGACTGTAAGCGGGAAAGCTTGCGGTCTCTAAATGTGGCGAGTGGCCCCTCGCAGGCTGGAAGCCAAAAGCTGGGTCACTTAACCATAAAGAGATGCTTAGCAACAGCAAACCCTTCCTCCATACTTCACGAATCACGTAACACATCCACCGCCTCCAGTTACGGTCAGCTTAACGCCCCATTCAGGCTGCCAGTCCTGGAAATCAGCGCTTTGTTGTATCCTGTTACAAAGTGTTTATCCTACGAGACAATTTAAATTTGAAAGAAAGCCAAacgggataaaaaaaaaactatcccaCTATGCTTCTATATCAGGACACGGACTGATGTTAAGCTTATGAGCTGAATATGGATCGATAGACCTCCCACTTAACACGCATTACGCTGAAAGCAAAGTGATCAAGTTACGGCGCCTGCTTATTGTTTGCGAGAGCAAAGGCAGGTAAAGTGACGCCGCCTCGGGGCAAGCCGGTCAGGCGTGGCGCTCATCCCGATTGACTGGGACTGAAGTGTGCATATATGGCCATGCTGGTGTGTGACAGTTCCGAAGTGTGTCCCTTAGCAAAACTTAAGCCGAAGTGCGGATAGGCAGCATGGGTAGGCGCGCACAAATCCGAGGGAAATGAAAGCGAAACCGCATCCACCAACGCGAGATTAACCAGCTGACCTTTATTATTCCGGCTCTCGCACACGTCCCGGCACCTCTACGCCCCACATGTCGGTCCGGCAGCACGCACGGAGCCTAGGCACGGCACGGCACGGACTCCCTGGCTGGCTCCAGGACCCACCTTGAGCGTAGCGGCAGCGGCGGTGTACTTGTTGCACATTGATGGGAAATCAGCGAGTCAGGGCTCCGGACGTGTCTGAAGTGTGGGCGACCTTTCGTCTGACAGCAAAAGTCCACTTTTCAGCCCAGGCGGGGGCGCGATGACTTGAACTCGCAGATTGCGCCCGCGCTCCGTGGCGAAGCGGAATCGGATTCGGAGCTGAGGCCGGAGTCAAAGTGTGATCCGGGAAAGGGGGAACGGGGTATGGGTGTTCGCCGCCAGGCGACGATACGCCTGCATGCAGTGTGTACTAAGTGCGAGTGAAGCAGCTTCCTCCCGCAGACTCCTGACGTCAGTGGCCGCTAACCCTTTACTGTCCACAGGTGAAGATCTCACAGCTCTCCGGGGTGGAGATGTCCCAGCCGGGCAAGCAGGTCTACATGAAGCGTCAGCCCCGTCAACCCACTGATGACGCACATCCCAGCGCAAAAACAAATAAACGGCAATTATTTGAACTTCGGTGGATTCTTTTTGAAAAATAATCCTGCCACGTCAGTGCAAGTGAATGGTTGAAGTGGCAGTGAGCTCCAGGGGCACTGTGGACAACAGTGCTTTTATTTACTTCTTTCAGTGTCActggttttatttatgtactttttttaatgAGTTCCTGTTTATAGGGCAGTTGTAAATAGCAATGTAATCACTATTTTGATATTCAACAGCAATAACAAGCGGGGCAGTACACTAACAGCCATATGTGCATATTTATGCAGCGACCGTTGACCAGAGCCGGTAGAACACTAGAGCAGACAAAGACGCGCTTAATATGGGATCATATTACGCACTACACACCCCTCTGGGAACAGGATGAGTGAGGGTTCCAGCTTCCAGCCAGAAGCACCTTAACCCTGAGCCGCTCAAAGAGCCCGGAATGGAGGGTGTCACCACATGACTGGCATAAATGCCCCACCATCACACAATTAGACACACAGATGCGAAAACCTTTATTAGAAAGCAATGGGCGGGTGTCACAGTGGGTCAACAGCACGGGTCACATTTAACTATGGAACTGAAATAAACACGCACGCTCCCAATGCAGACAAACACAGAAACAAGACGGTTAAACAGAAACAGCAGACGGAGGCGGCGGCTCGTTAAAAATTCAGTAAGGGAGGATCGACCTTCATCTTAAAAAGTTCACGTATAAAATCATAGGCACACTTCAGAGAAGCGTGAGAAATGGGATAGGAGCACAGAGGATCACAGCCTCCATTTCAACTGGACTAAATTACTCTGTGCTCACCAAAATAAAAATACCATATCTAAAAGCTAACTGAgaaattaaatcaaaatttaaaatgatcaCAGTCAAAGCCCAGTGCTGGTGTCGGCTTCTGGTTCCACCAGCAGAACCAGTTTACAAGAAACACACCTTCAGCTGAAGGTTATAGTACAAAAGACGTGGGACATTTATGACTCGTCATAATACGTACAACACGCTTCATTCGAGGACGACATGGAAGACCAGCAGACCCATATTACACACTTCTCCAGGGGCAGGGCTGTACCCTGAATGTGTGGCTCAAATATGGAGGCAGGACTTCAGTCTAGAGGAGGAACTTCAGTCTGGGGGGCCGGTCTCATTCTGTACGTTGAAGCTCTGCTGCAGAAGCACCAGAGAGCTGCGCAGCTGCAAAAATAGAGGGTGGGGTTAGACCTGCACACAGTCaaatcacatgacctttcacgaGGCCCTAGCGGAAAGTAATCAGGCCAACGCACCTGTTCCAGCAGGTCAATGGAGTCCTGCAGCACAGACCTCAGCAAGTGGGTCTCCTCCATATCCCTGAGAGGAGGATACCGACGGGGCTCTGCTTCTGGGGTTAGACTGGAAGACAGAGAGGTGAgggtgagcacagggcccattgGGGAAGCACAGAGAGGTGGCCGGGATGCCAAGGCTCACCTGGACTCCACCCTCTCCCTGAGGCGCTGCTTGGTGCTGAGGTACATGCGCTGGGCCACATCTTCCATGGCCCACAACTTCAGGAAGAGGCTCAGATTCAGTATAGTCAGGATGAGCAGTCTGGATGAGGAAAGGGGACCCATTAGGGCCATGCGCGGGGGCCACACACCCACAACTCGCAAACCACACTCACATGAAGCTCATAGCCACCACAATCATGCCGATGTTCCATCGTTGTGGGCCCTTCCTGTCCAGGGAACCTGCGGGGAGGACATTGTTGACAGCTGTGTCTCCTGTGCGTGTGCATATGACCAGAACCACAGGCAACCGTACGCGCCTCTGCACCTGAGAGTCGGTCCCGATGGAGATCTGCCTCCACACCAAACTGCTTGCTGGTTTTGAAATGCTCTGGCACCGAGCGGCTGTAGGTCCTCCTACGGCGTCGCACACCACCTGCCTTGCTGTCCCCACCCACCGGCACCGactccacctcctccagcagctccgcctctgcaaaGGTCACACTCTATTATGGCCATGAGCCAGGAGAGCGGGGGGCACCCTGCTGGCCTCGCCATAGGGGCCCCCACATCCTTGGAAGGATTTCCCAGTGACGACACTAAAGGAGCCACCGCGACTCTGCTAAAGGAGGGCAGACACAGTTCACATTCTGCTCCAGTTCTTAGATGAATCTAGAACACTGCAATGCCAAATCTGGCCAGATACATGAAATTTACTGAGTTTAGCATTTTGGATTCTGGGAAATTTGTGTATTTTATGAAGGATGTGGATTACGCTCTCTGCTGGAGGTTCAATTCCAGATTTATCCAAAAACAGAGGAGAGCATAAGTGCTGTAGAGGGTGCTCAGAGCCCGGCACGGTTGTGCTGGGTGTGAACACGAGCTGGACGAGGCCGAGTCCAGCCTGCCCCCTTAGAGGCCAATTAGCAGCATCAGCAGTGGTCTAATGAGATCATGCACTCTGCCCCTGGGCCAGGAAGTGATGACATGGCAGCAGGGAAACAGGGCTGAGGAGGACGCCAAAAACACCACGGCAGAATGCACTTATGGAAGAGATCATACAAGGACATCTGTTATATCATATACTGAAACTGACACAAAAAGCATTAAACTAAAAAGGATGAAGTTAACATATCCAGTTTAACGTAATCAACACAGATAACTTGCACTACATTCTGAAGTCCAAGACCCATCAAGTCTCTTTCCAGCTACCTGGATAGGGACTTCCGTTCCCATCTAACCATGACTACCTATAGATAGATTACACAGAGCTCCCATTTTACCACGACTACCTAAGGCCGGGTCACACCAATCGTCTATAATCACAACTACCTTTGGCCAGGTTATGCCAAGCTTCCATTTCACCACGACTACCTAAGGCCGGGTCACACCTCAGGTCACACCACAATCTCCTGTTTGAGGTCGACTACATGCTAGGTCACCAAGCAAGTGCTCCACTGCCCTCTTCGCTGACACTTTCTCCTTGACCTGAAACCATCAGCTATAAATGTGTCATGTTTAGGTTTCCCCCTCATTGTTCCTCCAGGCGAATGAGAGGCTGGTTTCATGAAACCAGAAGAACAACATCCATGTTTTAGTTTACCATCAGACAACAAAGGACAAGAGCATGCACCGAGATGTCGGAAATAGTCCGCCAGGCCACTCCAGGAGTTCTTGGCAATGAAGGATTTGACCAAACCCCAGGGCTGTCTCTTGTACTTCACGTCTGTGTAGACCCTGAACACAAAGAGGCACATTGAGCACCATGGTAGAAACGGATGGGCGCTTGAGCCTGAGAAACAGTACAGGAAGAAGCACagccaggcaggagggcaggcagacaggcagctcACCTGAGGTGACATTCATGCTTGGAGTTGTGGGAGATGCAAAAACGGTTGAGTGTATAGAAATAATCATGGTACGGAACGTCATGGGTATAGACCTCTGCTTCCACCAGGTAGTGCTGTCCGACTTGCGTGTCCCTGTAGAGGGTCTGGGGAGGCGTGTGGCAGACATCGATCGATCAATCAACCGAACgatctccctctctctcgctcaaAATTCATTCCTGTATACCTGGGTCtccgtggctgtggtggacttCCCTATGAGTGGATTATTGATGGTGACAGTGTAGTTTAGTGTTCTTTTCATGTTACCAGAGGCATTCTTCTGCCAAGGTGTGAAGGTGAtacctggagacagatgaaggagttgatGCTATTTACATTGCTTGTGGAACGATTGGATGACATTGTGATCCTGCTCAACTGacagggcacagacaggaaTTACCTGTCACCTTTCTGGTTGCCATGAACCTCCGGATGAAAGGAGAATCTGTAAAGAGCAGCTCAAACATCTTTTCTGCACTCAAGTGGAAGAGCCGGTTTATATACACTTTACCCTGGACAGGGGCCGGACATATAGACTCATCTGCAGAGACATTAAAGAGAAGGGGTCATTAAACGGGCCAGGGGGATGCTTGGAGGGGGAAGACGCTTACGGTGTAATGATTGCTCACCATCTTCCACACTTTCTGAGCTGCTGCCCTCCGTGACACGATCCTCATTATCATTAAGGTCCAGAGTTGTCTCAGGGCATTTGGACCCCCTTTCTGAGGAAGATCGATCCAGAGGAGAATGAGAACGTTTAGACCCCCTTTCAGAGGTGGTTTGGTCCAGAGGGGACTCCAGGCGCTTAGACGCCCTTTCCGGGGTGGTCCGGTCCAGAGGCACCTCCAACCGTTTGGATGCCCTTTCCGGGGTGGTCCGGTCCAGAGGCACCTCCAACCGTTTGGATGCCCTTTCTGGGGCGGTCCGGTCCAGAGGCACCTCCAACCGTTTGGATGCCCTTTCTGGGGCGGTCCGGTCCAACGGCACCTCCAACCGTTTGGATGCCCTTTCTGGGGCGGTCCGGTCAAACGGTGTATCTGAAGTCCGGTGGCGGGATGCAGGAGAACGCGAACCCTCCTGTAAAAACACATGGTAACACCAGTGTCAAACAGTCAAATTACATACCCTCAAATCTACCCACCACCAACACTTTATGAGACTGACTGGATGATTGGTCGGCCCAGAACACTGAGCTTCGGATGCCACTCAAGCCCTTACTGTGCTCACGGAGCCCCccccagacagagatgatgacTGTGGCTCCTCTCCAGCTGGGGAACCTCTGCCCCCTGATGGCAAACTGGTTGGCAGGATACGGAGGGAGGTGGGTCTCTCGCGTCTCCCAGCATGCTCCTCTCCAGCTGCCCGTGCTGCCATGCTGAGAGGATGAAACGCCATTGAAACTCCAATAAAACTGCCGACTGCCCTGTTTGCCTGGACAGAAAATCTAATCCTGTGATATTTCAGAAACTCTCTACCACCCCTGTAGATAGTGATTACAAAGTTGGTCTTATTACGAATTACTAATTATATAGGGTCATTCTGGCTCAACCCAACAAATATTTGGTATGATCCATGCTCGACCATCTGAGAACTGAACCATTTTGTGGCATTTTATTTGACCCTGGGCCAATATAAATATTCCAAAATTTCTTTAACGTACCTCATACAGTTTAGGAGTTACACTGGCTTGAAATTCAATGAAATTTCTCCTTCGTTTGCAAAAATGCTTGGTTGCCCATTTTCAGATGCCTGTATCTTTCCAATGGTAACACCTAGGCATCTGAAAAAATATTCTAGCTTCCCTTTACAACATACAAAAAATCTGAATAGTGTTTTGTGTTCTATGGGTTTTATTTAGAAATTGAAGCTCAATAAACCCCCTAAAACAGAAAACACCATTCGAGTAAGTGGAACCTAGAACTTTCATATGACATAACGAAAGTGACAATATTTTTACAACCCCCCGAGATTGTGCACCTCTTGACAGATTAAAGTAATAATATTTTTATCTTAAGCTGGGTACGTGGGTACAAGTTGGGTAAATGAATACATATTTGGAATCAGGCCAAGACATTTGAATTTTCTTCAGGTGCCTACGTGTTACTGTTGCAAAGATACAGACATCCAAAAACGGGCCACCAAGCATTTttgcaaagaaagaaagaaatctCATTGAATTTGAAGCCAGTGTAACTCCTAAACTATATGAGGTAGGTTAAAGAAGTTTTGGATTATTTATATTGGCCCAGGATCAAACAAAATGCTGCACAATTGTTCAGATCGGAGATGGTCAAGCATGGATCATTTGTTGTGTTGAGCCAGAATTACCCTATTTCTTCGTCACCTCGAATTACAACATTCCACAGTACAGAAGAGGAAGATAACCTAACCTAAAGTATTACCTGGGCTCAGTCATTTAAACATTGAGAAGAAACACATTCAGTAATGTTTTCCTCAAcatccatcttcaccctatAAAGTTCCCATAAACAGCATAAAGAAAAGCAGTATGTTCACCTGGTCT
Coding sequences within it:
- the zdhhc23b gene encoding palmitoyltransferase ZDHHC23-B isoform X1, yielding MRGRVRPPEPDDPLCCCEYVDRQGDRQHMAACCCDCEDLDQACDRWLKRQPQKADSLSRVVAVVTDRLRVPWLRGAKRVELSVVPPLVLLPVLLRLAALHFLAGMVVLTALPVLVLWYYYVTHRRKGRTLFFLSLALFSLAYMYYLFLTEVLPRGDVEGAQLVTVTTGMVLTLISLARTKRDPGFVKACPADAHSTVTYYGRLPEQDEQSQSNGSCQAVAIASRAAPAGQGAGPAAQANSLKKNWCPTCRIMRPPRSGHCRICSACVYRMDHHCVWINSCVGQANHRNFLLTLLLFLLTSVYGISLVLRSICPHQNLLYALFYCPDVYAQYSTALCFTCAWYSSVVTGGLFHLLVLQVINISYNVTEREARLALREKTGRTRLWGLLVDTGLHTRGFRTNWLEFLTMHLSLEPMFPGLPDVV
- the zdhhc23b gene encoding palmitoyltransferase ZDHHC23-B isoform X2, producing the protein MRGRVRPPEPDDPLCCCEYVDRQGDRQHMAACCCDCEDLDQACDRWLKRQPQKADSLSRVVAVVTDRLRVPWLRGAKRVELSVVPPLVLLPVLLRLAALHFLAGMVVLTALPVLVLWYYYVTHRRKGRTLFFLSLALFSLAYMYYLFLTEVLPRGDVEGAQLVTVTTGMVLTLISLARTKRDPGFVKACPADAHSTVTYYGRLPEQDEQSQSNGSCQAVAIASRAAPAGQGAGPAAQANSLKKNWCPTCRIMRPPRSGHCRICSACVYRMDHHCVCTALCFTCAWYSSVVTGGLFHLLVLQVINISYNVTEREARLALREKTGRTRLWGLLVDTGLHTRGFRTNWLEFLTMHLSLEPMFPGLPDVV
- the gramd1c gene encoding protein Aster-C isoform X4 → MWLDAVSDDDCQGDDKGTPEEAECPISPQASPTCYTQRSEEFRKLFKDLPESEMLVMDCACALQRDILLQGRLYLSEGWLCFHTNVFRGTTLKVPLKIITAVSREKTAIFIPNAIQICTDAEKPLTKPELWHMVLLHYGGDVGLSREDMENVLVSEATNQTSMAARAAGEEHAGRRERPTSLRILPTSLPSGGRGSPAGEEPQSSSLSGGGSVSTEGSRSPASRHRTSDTPFDRTAPERASKRLEVPLDRTAPERASKRLEVPLDRTAPERASKRLEVPLDRTTPERASKRLEVPLDRTTPERASKRLESPLDQTTSERGSKRSHSPLDRSSSERGSKCPETTLDLNDNEDRVTEGSSSESVEDDESICPAPVQGKVYINRLFHLSAEKMFELLFTDSPFIRRFMATRKVTGITFTPWQKNASGNMKRTLNYTVTINNPLIGKSTTATETQTLYRDTQVGQHYLVEAEVYTHDVPYHDYFYTLNRFCISHNSKHECHLRVYTDVKYKRQPWGLVKSFIAKNSWSGLADYFRHLEAELLEEVESVPVGGDSKAGGVRRRRRTYSRSVPEHFKTSKQFGVEADLHRDRLSGSLDRKGPQRWNIGMIVVAMSFILLILTILNLSLFLKLWAMEDVAQRMYLSTKQRLRERVESSLTPEAEPRRYPPLRDMEETHLLRSVLQDSIDLLEQLRSSLVLLQQSFNVQNETGPPD
- the gramd1c gene encoding protein Aster-C isoform X6 gives rise to the protein MWLDAVSDDDCQGDDKGTPEEAECPISPQASPTCYTQRSEEFRKLFKDLPESEMLVMDCACALQRDILLQGRLYLSEGWLCFHTNVFRGTTLKVPLKIITAVSREKTAIFIPNAIQICTDAEKFFFTSFSSREKSFQSIFRMWQNTLLDKPLTKPELWHMVLLHYGGDVGLSREDMENVLVSEATNQTSMAARAAGEEHAGRRERPTSLRILPTSLPSGGRGSPAGEEPQSSSLSGGGSVSTEGSRSPASRHRTSDTPFDRTAPERASKRLEVPLDRTTPERASKRLESPLDQTTSERGSKRSHSPLDRSSSERGSKCPETTLDLNDNEDRVTEGSSSESVEDDESICPAPVQGKVYINRLFHLSAEKMFELLFTDSPFIRRFMATRKVTGITFTPWQKNASGNMKRTLNYTVTINNPLIGKSTTATETQTLYRDTQVGQHYLVEAEVYTHDVPYHDYFYTLNRFCISHNSKHECHLRVYTDVKYKRQPWGLVKSFIAKNSWSGLADYFRHLEAELLEEVESVPVGGDSKAGGVRRRRRTYSRSVPEHFKTSKQFGVEADLHRDRLSGSLDRKGPQRWNIGMIVVAMSFILLILTILNLSLFLKLWAMEDVAQRMYLSTKQRLRERVESSLTPEAEPRRYPPLRDMEETHLLRSVLQDSIDLLEQLRSSLVLLQQSFNVQNETGPPD
- the gramd1c gene encoding protein Aster-C isoform X5; its protein translation is MWLDAVSDDDCQGDDKGTPEEAECPISPQASPTCYTQRSEEFRKLFKDLPESEMLVMDCACALQRDILLQGRLYLSEGWLCFHTNVFRGTTLKVPLKIITAVSREKTAIFIPNAIQICTDAEKFFFTSFSSREKSFQSIFRMWQNTLLDKPLTKPELWHMVLLHYGGDVGLSREDMENVLVSEATNQTSMAARAAGEEHAGRRERPTSLRILPTSLPSGGRGSPAGEEPQSSSLSGGGSVSTEGSRSPASRHRTSDTPFDRTAPERASKRLEVPLDRTAPERASKRLEVPLDRTTPERASKRLESPLDQTTSERGSKRSHSPLDRSSSERGSKCPETTLDLNDNEDRVTEGSSSESVEDDESICPAPVQGKVYINRLFHLSAEKMFELLFTDSPFIRRFMATRKVTGITFTPWQKNASGNMKRTLNYTVTINNPLIGKSTTATETQTLYRDTQVGQHYLVEAEVYTHDVPYHDYFYTLNRFCISHNSKHECHLRVYTDVKYKRQPWGLVKSFIAKNSWSGLADYFRHLEAELLEEVESVPVGGDSKAGGVRRRRRTYSRSVPEHFKTSKQFGVEADLHRDRLSGSLDRKGPQRWNIGMIVVAMSFILLILTILNLSLFLKLWAMEDVAQRMYLSTKQRLRERVESSLTPEAEPRRYPPLRDMEETHLLRSVLQDSIDLLEQLRSSLVLLQQSFNVQNETGPPD
- the gramd1c gene encoding protein Aster-C isoform X3 translates to MWLDAVSDDDCQGDDKGTPEEAECPISPQASPTCYTQRSEEFRKLFKDLPESEMLVMDCACALQRDILLQGRLYLSEGWLCFHTNVFRGTTLKVPLKIITAVSREKTAIFIPNAIQICTDAEKFFFTSFSSREKSFQSIFRMWQNTLLDKPLTKPELWHMVLLHYGGDVGLSREDMENVLVSEATNQTSMAARAAGEEHAGRRERPTSLRILPTSLPSGGRGSPAGEEPQSSSLSGGGSVSTEGSRSPASRHRTSDTPFDRTAPERASKRLEVPLDRTAPERASKRLEVPLDRTAPERASKRLEVPLDRTTPERASKRLESPLDQTTSERGSKRSHSPLDRSSSERGSKCPETTLDLNDNEDRVTEGSSSESVEDDESICPAPVQGKVYINRLFHLSAEKMFELLFTDSPFIRRFMATRKVTGITFTPWQKNASGNMKRTLNYTVTINNPLIGKSTTATETQTLYRDTQVGQHYLVEAEVYTHDVPYHDYFYTLNRFCISHNSKHECHLRVYTDVKYKRQPWGLVKSFIAKNSWSGLADYFRHLEAELLEEVESVPVGGDSKAGGVRRRRRTYSRSVPEHFKTSKQFGVEADLHRDRLSGSLDRKGPQRWNIGMIVVAMSFILLILTILNLSLFLKLWAMEDVAQRMYLSTKQRLRERVESSLTPEAEPRRYPPLRDMEETHLLRSVLQDSIDLLEQLRSSLVLLQQSFNVQNETGPPD
- the gramd1c gene encoding protein Aster-C isoform X2, which encodes MWLDAVSDDDCQGDDKGTPEEAECPISPQASPTCYTQRSEEFRKLFKDLPESEMLVMDCACALQRDILLQGRLYLSEGWLCFHTNVFRGTTLKVPLKIITAVSREKTAIFIPNAIQICTDAEKFFFTSFSSREKSFQSIFRMWQNTLLDKPLTKPELWHMVLLHYGGDVGLSREDMENVLVSEATNQTSMAARAAGEEHAGRRERPTSLRILPTSLPSGGRGSPAGEEPQSSSLSGGGSVSTEGSRSPASRHRTSDTPFDRTAPERASKRLEVPLDRTAPERASKRLEVPLDRTAPERASKRLEVPLDRTTPERASKRLESPLDQTTSERGSKRSHSPLDRSSSERGSKCPETTLDLNDNEDRVTEGSSSESVEDDESICPAPVQGKVYINRLFHLSAEKMFELLFTDSPFIRRFMATRKVTGITFTPWQKNASGNMKRTLNYTVTINNPLIGKSTTATETQTLYRDTQVGQHYLVEAEVYTHDVPYHDYFYTLNRFCISHNSKHECHLRVYTDVKYKRQPWGLVKSFIAKNSWSGLADYFRHLEAELLEEVESVPVGGDSKAGGVRRRRRTYSRSVPEHFKTSKQFGVEADLHRDRLSGSLDRKGPQRWNIGMIVVAMSFILLILTILNLSLFLKLWAMEDVAQRMYLSTKQRLRERVESSLTPEAEPRRYPPLRDMEETHLLRSVLQDSIDLLEQLRSSLVLLQQSFNVQNETGPPD
- the gramd1c gene encoding protein Aster-C isoform X1, translating into MWLDAVSDDDCQGDDKGTPEEAECPISPQASPTCYTQRSEEFRKLFKDLPESEMLVMDCACALQRDILLQGRLYLSEGWLCFHTNVFRGTTLKVPLKIITAVSREKTAIFIPNAIQICTDAEKFFFTSFSSREKSFQSIFRMWQNTLLDKPLTKPELWHMVLLHYGGDVGLSREDMENVLVSEATNQTSMAARAAGEEHAGRRERPTSLRILPTSLPSGGRGSPAGEEPQSSSLSGGGSVSTEGSRSPASRHRTSDTPFDRTAPERASKRLEVPLDRTAPERASKRLEVPLDRTAPERASKRLEVPLDRTTPERASKRLEVPLDRTTPERASKRLESPLDQTTSERGSKRSHSPLDRSSSERGSKCPETTLDLNDNEDRVTEGSSSESVEDDESICPAPVQGKVYINRLFHLSAEKMFELLFTDSPFIRRFMATRKVTGITFTPWQKNASGNMKRTLNYTVTINNPLIGKSTTATETQTLYRDTQVGQHYLVEAEVYTHDVPYHDYFYTLNRFCISHNSKHECHLRVYTDVKYKRQPWGLVKSFIAKNSWSGLADYFRHLEAELLEEVESVPVGGDSKAGGVRRRRRTYSRSVPEHFKTSKQFGVEADLHRDRLSGSLDRKGPQRWNIGMIVVAMSFILLILTILNLSLFLKLWAMEDVAQRMYLSTKQRLRERVESSLTPEAEPRRYPPLRDMEETHLLRSVLQDSIDLLEQLRSSLVLLQQSFNVQNETGPPD